Proteins from a genomic interval of Moorena sp. SIOASIH:
- a CDS encoding LysR family transcriptional regulator, which yields MKQATLHQLRVFEAVARHHSFTRAAEELFLTQPTVSMQVKQLTKVVGMPLFDQVGKRIYLTQVGEELVKTCRDIFENLDQFEMKVADLKGLKQGRLRLAVITTAKYFIPRLLGPFCQRYPGIDISLQVTNHEYILGRLSENLDDLYIMSQLPENQETCYKPVQENPLVVIARVDHPLAQEKNIPLKRIAQETFIMREPGSGTRKAVQKLFDYHQISPKVRLDLGSNEAIKQAIAGGLGISVLSRHTLVMEGVNSELVVLDVEHFPIERYWYAVYPRSKQLSIVAGTFLDYLLTSEPLICQK from the coding sequence TTGAAGCAAGCCACATTGCATCAGTTAAGGGTCTTTGAAGCAGTCGCTCGGCACCACAGCTTTACACGAGCTGCAGAGGAACTGTTTCTCACCCAACCCACTGTCTCTATGCAGGTGAAGCAGCTAACCAAAGTTGTTGGTATGCCTCTGTTTGACCAGGTAGGTAAGCGAATCTACCTGACCCAGGTTGGTGAGGAACTAGTTAAAACCTGCCGCGATATCTTTGAGAATTTAGACCAGTTTGAGATGAAAGTGGCAGATCTCAAAGGTTTAAAACAGGGGCGTCTGCGCTTAGCAGTGATTACAACTGCGAAATATTTTATTCCTCGTTTACTAGGTCCGTTTTGCCAGCGTTATCCAGGCATTGATATTTCTCTGCAAGTCACCAACCACGAATACATCCTTGGTCGTCTCAGTGAGAATCTAGATGACTTATACATAATGAGTCAGCTTCCGGAAAACCAGGAGACCTGCTATAAACCAGTGCAAGAAAACCCCCTGGTTGTGATCGCACGGGTCGATCATCCTCTAGCTCAGGAAAAAAATATCCCCCTTAAACGTATAGCTCAAGAAACCTTTATTATGAGGGAGCCTGGTTCGGGAACACGCAAAGCTGTACAAAAACTGTTCGATTACCACCAGATTTCACCAAAGGTGCGGCTGGATTTGGGGAGTAATGAGGCAATTAAGCAAGCGATCGCAGGGGGTTTAGGAATTTCTGTATTATCTCGTCATACCTTAGTTATGGAAGGGGTTAACTCTGAGCTGGTGGTTTTGGATGTAGAACACTTTCCGATCGAGCGTTACTGGTATGCTGTCTATCCGCGT
- a CDS encoding BMC domain-containing protein, with protein sequence MELYKPGLAPDDPLTKRKRFNQASLGLVSTLSFPVIVSTADAMLKSAEVTLVGYEKTGSGHCTAIVRGAIAEVRIAVESGKDYAQREGELLSSTIIARPLPNLEVIFPIGVHLLDQVNQNHRSRVSNHALGLLETRGLPAMVGASDAMLKAANVQLTAYETIGAGLCTAIIRGRVADVAVALQVGMAEAQRIGELTAVTVIPRPLEDLEKSLPVASCLIEEQPQPLRIPVNVKEAEKELVELPDLRNLPIRTKDS encoded by the coding sequence ATGGAGTTATACAAACCTGGGCTTGCCCCTGACGATCCCTTGACAAAAAGAAAACGGTTTAACCAAGCCTCCCTAGGTTTAGTCTCTACTCTAAGTTTTCCAGTAATTGTTAGTACTGCTGACGCCATGCTCAAGTCAGCAGAAGTTACCCTTGTGGGTTATGAAAAAACTGGTAGTGGTCACTGCACTGCCATAGTGCGGGGAGCGATCGCTGAGGTGCGAATTGCTGTCGAATCGGGTAAGGATTATGCTCAACGAGAGGGTGAGTTGCTCTCCTCGACAATCATTGCGCGACCACTTCCCAACCTGGAAGTGATATTTCCCATCGGTGTTCACCTACTCGATCAAGTTAACCAAAATCATCGTAGCCGGGTCAGTAATCATGCCCTAGGTCTTTTAGAAACCAGGGGATTGCCAGCAATGGTTGGTGCCTCGGATGCCATGCTGAAAGCTGCCAATGTACAGCTTACTGCCTACGAAACCATTGGAGCCGGTTTATGTACTGCCATTATTCGGGGTCGTGTGGCAGATGTAGCAGTTGCTTTACAAGTTGGAATGGCTGAAGCCCAGCGTATTGGTGAACTAACCGCTGTGACAGTGATTCCTAGACCTCTTGAAGATTTAGAGAAAAGCTTGCCAGTAGCGAGTTGCCTAATCGAGGAGCAACCACAACCGTTGAGAATACCAGTTAATGTAAAGGAAGCAGAAAAAGAGCTTGTAGAACTACCAGATTTAAGAAACTTACCCATACGTACCAAAGATTCATAA